A genomic segment from Leptospira yasudae encodes:
- the panD gene encoding aspartate 1-decarboxylase encodes MKGKIHRATVTDADLNYEGSLTVDMDLVDAAGMRVYEKVSVVNVNNGARFETYIIEGKRGSGEICLNGAAARLGMKGDKVIIITYAQVEEKELPANYSPKVVHVDENNRKR; translated from the coding sequence ATGAAAGGTAAAATCCACCGGGCTACGGTCACGGACGCGGATCTAAACTACGAAGGTAGTCTGACCGTGGATATGGATCTCGTAGACGCGGCGGGAATGCGCGTATATGAGAAAGTTTCCGTAGTGAACGTAAACAACGGCGCCCGTTTCGAAACCTACATCATCGAGGGAAAACGCGGTTCCGGAGAAATCTGTTTGAACGGAGCGGCCGCAAGACTCGGGATGAAAGGCGACAAAGTCATCATCATCACCTACGCTCAAGTGGAAGAAAAAGAACTTCCCGCCAACTACTCTCCGAAAGTAGTTCACGTTGACGAAAATAACCGAAAACGGTAA
- a CDS encoding type II toxin-antitoxin system antitoxin SocA domain-containing protein — protein sequence MEKLLEVISFILQKSPNGRDRLSLSKLIYFADGVYFQKNAKLITNQTYIHLEDSPCALDFQGALLHLRKNGLIDIKPRLTEKGISGFQIVWTGEPGEEAVDLNRQEKRIIRKVLENFKNAVYDENRVYPNLYENYIISPLFAEIPFNKDTINTKIHFFKRKTLLNISGKIFKVLFSE from the coding sequence ATGGAAAAACTCTTAGAAGTCATCTCTTTTATCCTGCAGAAATCTCCGAACGGAAGAGACCGCCTCTCCCTTTCCAAACTGATCTACTTTGCGGACGGGGTTTACTTTCAGAAGAACGCAAAGCTCATCACGAACCAGACCTATATCCACTTGGAGGATTCTCCCTGCGCTTTGGATTTTCAGGGAGCGTTGCTTCATTTGAGAAAAAACGGTCTAATAGATATCAAACCCCGACTGACGGAAAAAGGAATCTCCGGATTTCAAATCGTCTGGACGGGTGAGCCTGGAGAGGAAGCGGTCGACCTCAATCGACAGGAAAAGAGAATCATCCGTAAGGTATTGGAAAACTTCAAAAATGCGGTTTATGATGAGAATCGAGTATATCCAAATCTCTATGAAAACTACATCATTTCGCCGCTTTTTGCGGAAATTCCCTTCAACAAGGATACCATCAATACCAAAATTCACTTTTTCAAGAGGAAAACGCTTTTAAATATCTCCGGTAAAATTTTTAAGGTACTATTTAGCGAATAG
- the lipB gene encoding lipoyl(octanoyl) transferase LipB → MIEPKGEFPYLRYLELQEKLRKSRKECILFLEHAPTITGGINYNLENLLLGKEFLESQGIQIHFIQRGGDFTAHEPGQLVVYAHVDLKRRELSIRSYLENLLAAVIDAARVTWDLRLVTDPDSPGLYLELNPGKKICSIGVNFKSFFTSHGIAFNVDNDFRAFRCINPCGRNWMDMTSVGMLGLDAGQAKKNEFISRLRENLNSFLNPRKTLVSGEK, encoded by the coding sequence ATGATCGAACCGAAAGGGGAATTTCCGTACCTCCGTTATTTGGAACTGCAGGAAAAACTGCGGAAGTCCAGAAAGGAGTGCATTCTATTTTTGGAACACGCTCCCACGATCACCGGCGGAATCAATTATAATCTAGAGAATCTTCTCTTGGGGAAGGAATTTCTGGAATCTCAGGGAATTCAGATCCATTTTATCCAAAGGGGAGGCGATTTTACGGCGCACGAACCCGGTCAGCTGGTCGTTTATGCGCACGTGGATTTGAAACGCAGGGAACTTTCGATCCGTTCTTATCTGGAGAATCTGCTGGCGGCCGTGATCGACGCCGCTCGTGTCACCTGGGATCTGCGTCTGGTCACCGATCCGGATTCTCCCGGATTGTATCTGGAATTGAACCCGGGCAAAAAGATCTGTTCGATCGGAGTGAACTTCAAATCCTTTTTTACGAGTCACGGAATCGCCTTTAACGTCGACAACGACTTCCGTGCGTTTCGCTGCATCAACCCCTGCGGGAGAAATTGGATGGATATGACGAGCGTAGGGATGCTCGGTTTGGACGCAGGACAAGCTAAGAAGAACGAATTTATTTCCCGCCTTCGGGAAAATCTGAATTCGTTTCTAAATCCTCGAAAAACTCTCGTTTCCGGCGAAAAGTAA
- a CDS encoding LIC_12071 family protein, with product MDRGLRVKIFKSIFYFLLLLIVCESIALGAVAWSFLESSLASFELLKIGSDNRARDTLGTLAKAAENSGSDASYDDMNFVFSRMTKVSDKDNDGYTIKEIFLTNEAGIVLAHSNPQYLQETLKKRKPEALYQDALYTRAFRLRKWQISIPVLLGQKKEALSKSVFFSKFESFFPEISEPEILLSAAVYHPVKLERVAAIHMIYDRGNFRTFVFKQTELLEWLLRNYSLIALGAALFLEFIYLLLTLGNSTKETVPDYGSRPLVEKVSHPSATNVPVLAKQSSPLDSVAFPGSLGNSSSGTSGNLSNAPSPVLTASVVTEPVGTAPSPVVHTAASAGPIEAGHSSASVAPHGVPASSSLQTGNVSQSAAHGNPTVVASKEEILDAIYLG from the coding sequence TTGGATAGAGGTCTCAGAGTGAAGATTTTCAAAAGTATATTCTATTTTCTTTTACTGCTGATCGTTTGCGAATCGATCGCACTCGGAGCCGTGGCCTGGTCCTTTTTAGAATCCTCTTTGGCCTCATTCGAACTTTTGAAAATCGGTTCGGACAACCGCGCGCGTGATACGTTAGGCACTCTTGCCAAGGCGGCGGAGAATTCCGGCAGCGACGCGTCCTACGACGACATGAACTTCGTTTTTTCGAGAATGACCAAGGTTTCGGACAAGGACAACGACGGTTATACGATCAAGGAAATCTTTTTGACGAACGAAGCGGGAATCGTTCTCGCTCATTCCAATCCGCAATATCTTCAGGAGACTTTGAAAAAAAGAAAGCCGGAAGCGTTGTATCAGGACGCGTTGTACACGAGGGCGTTTCGTCTTCGCAAATGGCAGATCAGCATTCCGGTTTTATTGGGACAAAAGAAAGAAGCTCTTTCCAAGAGCGTATTCTTTTCCAAGTTCGAAAGTTTTTTTCCGGAAATCAGCGAACCTGAAATTCTACTTTCCGCGGCCGTTTATCATCCCGTAAAACTCGAACGAGTCGCCGCGATTCACATGATCTACGATCGAGGAAACTTCCGCACGTTCGTATTCAAACAAACGGAATTGTTGGAATGGCTTTTGAGAAACTACTCTTTGATTGCTTTGGGAGCCGCGCTGTTTTTGGAATTCATCTATCTATTGCTTACGCTCGGAAATTCCACAAAGGAAACGGTTCCCGATTACGGTTCCAGACCTCTCGTGGAAAAGGTTTCGCATCCAAGCGCGACTAACGTTCCCGTTCTTGCGAAACAATCCAGTCCGTTGGATTCGGTCGCGTTTCCGGGATCGCTCGGAAATTCCTCTTCCGGCACGAGCGGCAACTTGTCGAATGCGCCTTCTCCCGTGTTGACCGCTTCGGTTGTGACCGAGCCTGTGGGAACTGCACCTTCTCCCGTCGTACATACCGCCGCTTCCGCGGGACCGATCGAAGCCGGACATTCTTCTGCAAGCGTCGCTCCGCACGGAGTTCCCGCTTCTTCTTCCCTGCAAACGGGCAACGTTTCCCAGAGCGCGGCGCATGGAAACCCGACGGTCGTCGCGTCGAAAGAAGAAATTCTAGACGCGATCTATTTAGGATAA
- a CDS encoding STAS domain-containing protein: protein MEIRSRLSGNILKLKLRGRLDSASAEDFYSYLKSKWEEGIRKFLFSCEELEYIESEGISVLARFENFLKNRGASSAYCAFNEECKTLLSFLGFGKSIAFFEDPARAEEYLSLIKIQDQRSSQVAPSAVSKIKKNSPVQFYSSGSRKASGSGGSHLIYIPEIQTVPETEGTSDSGSSVESAKPTLAGTSGLASQSERLQAFLNEEKEETTSSNQSRTALNEGAPSESSAGAERKEGADVYSAKSALEKAIRTEKNFPKRIIYCGACSSRIRVSKPGRYQCPACQIQFDLNTMGGVRYLEKLLGP, encoded by the coding sequence GTGGAAATCCGATCCAGACTTTCCGGAAATATTCTCAAGCTCAAGCTGCGGGGACGATTGGACTCCGCAAGCGCGGAGGATTTTTATTCCTATCTTAAATCCAAATGGGAAGAAGGAATCCGCAAGTTCCTATTCTCCTGCGAGGAATTGGAATACATCGAATCCGAAGGGATCAGCGTTCTTGCAAGATTCGAAAATTTTCTGAAAAACAGGGGAGCTTCCTCCGCCTATTGCGCGTTCAACGAAGAATGCAAAACCCTTCTCAGCTTTTTGGGTTTCGGCAAGTCGATCGCGTTCTTTGAGGATCCGGCTCGAGCGGAAGAATATCTTTCTCTCATCAAGATTCAGGATCAGAGAAGTTCTCAGGTAGCACCGAGCGCCGTTTCCAAAATCAAAAAGAATTCTCCCGTTCAATTTTATTCTTCCGGATCGCGGAAAGCTTCCGGTTCCGGCGGTTCGCATTTGATTTATATTCCGGAGATTCAAACCGTTCCCGAAACGGAAGGAACTTCGGATTCCGGTTCTTCGGTGGAATCCGCTAAACCGACATTGGCGGGAACATCGGGACTTGCGAGTCAATCCGAACGATTGCAGGCATTCTTAAACGAAGAGAAAGAAGAAACGACTTCTTCCAATCAATCGAGAACCGCACTGAATGAGGGAGCTCCTTCTGAGTCGAGCGCGGGCGCTGAACGAAAAGAAGGTGCCGATGTTTACTCGGCAAAATCCGCGTTGGAGAAGGCGATTCGCACCGAAAAGAATTTTCCGAAGCGGATCATCTATTGTGGCGCTTGTTCTTCCCGAATCCGAGTTTCCAAACCGGGAAGATATCAATGTCCGGCGTGTCAGATTCAGTTTGACCTAAACACCATGGGCGGAGTTCGATACCTAGAAAAACTTCTAGGACCCTGA
- the murJ gene encoding murein biosynthesis integral membrane protein MurJ → MSNAASRSIALSFYTFLSRILGLIRDHFMAVSFGTGMVASAFSVAYRLPNMFRNLLAEGTLSQSFMPLYSESGKIGEEEAKVMSGAVLSFLFFILSLLVGVMFLFSPVFLPILVGGTKEYSDLVIELTYILFFLIVTASLSAIFMAISNSKNRFFVPSLSPIILNLSYLFVFFFLFPFVDDLHERVIVLCSAIVTGGFLQFAVQAWYVWKKKDMPKINFNWKHPAIKKIFRLMLPAALGGGFYQLSLLVDIFLANWVQNQNPGLGAVVSLDYSQRLVQLPTGIIGVALATTILPALLQSLKKEEWSAIGHELSGALEFALFLTVPAAIGMVFLAGPILDSIYFGGKWDHIATHTATLPLVFYSLAIPFFSINKILISSYYAFQDTKTPLRIQSISFTINIVLNLSLVWFLKHSAIALSSAISAMITFLLLGTLLKRHKVQFPWPELLKKISKMAVPFLLLGSVLFFHQIFLYSPILNYLDSQGIGYAQASRINLCVVILPAILIFFASSLVFRVDGIYLLVGRFRRKNRAA, encoded by the coding sequence TTGTCTAACGCCGCATCGCGAAGCATCGCACTTTCGTTTTATACCTTTTTATCCAGAATCCTCGGATTGATCCGGGATCATTTTATGGCGGTTTCGTTCGGAACGGGAATGGTCGCCTCCGCGTTTTCGGTCGCGTATCGTTTGCCGAACATGTTCCGCAATCTCCTCGCGGAAGGAACTCTTTCCCAGTCCTTTATGCCCTTGTATTCCGAGTCGGGCAAGATCGGAGAAGAAGAAGCGAAGGTGATGAGCGGCGCCGTTCTTTCGTTTTTGTTCTTTATCCTCTCGCTTCTCGTGGGAGTTATGTTTCTTTTTTCCCCTGTCTTCCTCCCGATCCTAGTCGGAGGCACGAAGGAATATTCCGATCTCGTAATCGAACTTACGTATATTCTGTTTTTCTTAATCGTCACCGCGAGTTTGTCCGCGATCTTCATGGCGATCTCCAATTCCAAGAACCGTTTCTTTGTTCCGTCCCTTTCTCCGATCATTTTGAATCTCAGTTATCTGTTCGTGTTTTTCTTTTTGTTTCCGTTCGTGGACGATCTGCACGAACGTGTGATCGTTCTTTGTTCCGCGATCGTTACGGGAGGCTTTCTGCAGTTCGCGGTTCAAGCTTGGTATGTTTGGAAAAAGAAGGACATGCCGAAGATCAACTTCAACTGGAAACATCCCGCGATCAAAAAGATCTTTCGGTTGATGCTTCCCGCAGCGCTCGGAGGAGGGTTTTATCAACTCAGTCTTCTCGTGGATATTTTTTTGGCGAATTGGGTGCAGAATCAAAACCCCGGACTCGGAGCCGTCGTAAGTTTGGATTACTCGCAAAGACTGGTGCAATTGCCGACCGGAATCATAGGAGTCGCGCTCGCGACGACGATTCTTCCCGCGCTTTTGCAATCCTTAAAAAAAGAAGAATGGTCCGCGATCGGTCACGAACTTTCGGGCGCGCTCGAGTTCGCATTATTTTTAACGGTGCCCGCCGCGATCGGAATGGTGTTTCTGGCGGGGCCGATTTTGGATTCGATTTATTTCGGAGGGAAATGGGATCATATCGCGACGCACACCGCGACGCTGCCTCTCGTGTTTTACTCTTTGGCGATTCCGTTTTTCAGCATCAATAAAATATTGATTTCTTCGTATTACGCGTTTCAGGACACGAAAACCCCGCTGCGTATCCAGTCGATTTCGTTTACGATCAATATCGTTTTGAATCTTTCCCTGGTTTGGTTTTTAAAACATTCCGCGATCGCGCTTTCTTCGGCGATTTCCGCGATGATTACGTTTCTGCTTTTGGGAACCCTTTTGAAACGGCACAAGGTCCAATTCCCCTGGCCGGAACTCTTGAAAAAAATTTCCAAAATGGCGGTGCCGTTTTTGTTATTGGGGAGCGTTCTATTCTTTCACCAAATATTCTTATATTCTCCGATTCTAAATTACTTGGACTCTCAGGGAATCGGCTACGCGCAGGCTTCGAGAATCAATCTGTGCGTCGTGATCCTTCCGGCGATTCTGATTTTTTTCGCCTCGAGTCTCGTTTTTCGAGTGGATGGGATATATCTGTTAGTGGGAAGATTCCGAAGAAAGAACCGCGCCGCTTAG
- a CDS encoding DUF167 domain-containing protein: protein MKLTIHVKPNSKKVFLRREEDGSITVAVREPALEGKANAAVIAALSEELGVPKKKIRILSGEKGKKKTIEIDP, encoded by the coding sequence ATGAAACTTACGATTCACGTTAAACCGAACTCGAAGAAAGTTTTTTTGAGAAGGGAAGAAGACGGATCGATTACGGTGGCGGTTCGAGAACCGGCTCTCGAGGGAAAGGCGAATGCCGCCGTGATCGCGGCCTTATCCGAAGAACTGGGAGTTCCGAAAAAGAAAATTCGGATTCTTTCCGGAGAGAAAGGAAAAAAGAAAACGATTGAAATCGATCCCTAA